CGTTAAAGTAAGCTGTATTTTTAAACAAGAGGATAAAAACAGAACAAAAATAAGTTTCCGTTCTGTAAAAGATTTTGATGTGCTCAAAGTTGTGAAAAAGTTTGACGGCGGCGGGCATAAAAACGCGGCCGGCTGTACGTTAAGGTGCGATATAAAATCTTCTTTGAAAATAATATGCGATGTTTTTAAAGAGAAGTTTAATGAAAAATGACTTTTCGGGAATGCTGCTTTTTGACAAACCTAAATCGATAACATCTTTCAAAGCAGTAAATAAAATCAGAAAAATTTTAAATATAAAAAAAGCCGGACACTGTGGCACGCTGGATCCTGCTGCGACAGGGCTCTTGCTTATTCTAACTGGAAAGGCTACTAAGCTTCAGCGTAAATTTATGAAGCGGGACAAAGTTTACCTAAGCTCTTTTCTTTTGGGTACTACCACCGACAGCGGCGATTTGGATGGCACTATCATCGAGCAAAAAGAAGTAAAAGATATAAATATTAAAGAAATAAAAAATGCGCTAAATGTGTTCAAAGGCGAAATAGAGCAAATTCCACCCATGTATTGTGCTCTTAAATATAAAGGAAAGAAACTTTACGAACTGGCCAGAAAAGGCATTATTGTTGAACGAAAACCGCGTAAAGTGACAATTAAAGATATAGAAGTACTTTCTTTTAGCGATAATATTTTAAAAGTAAGAGTTTCCTGTTCAAGCGGCACTTATATAAGGAGTTTGGCAGAAGATATAGGAAATTTTTTAGGCAGCGGCGCCGTCGTAAGCGAATTGAGAAGAGAAAAAATCGGAGATTTTCGTGTGGAAGATGCTTTAAAAATGGAAGATTTGGTCAATGTGGAAAAAATAATAAGCGGTTTGATAAATATGGAAAAGCTGCAGGCTGACGATGAGAAATAACAAATCGGTTTTAACCATAGGCACTTTTGATGGAGTTCACAAGGGACACGAATTTCTCATACAAAAAACTTTGGACGCCGCAAAAAAAAATAATCTAAAAAGCGTTGTGGTCACTCTTGCAAAACCGGTAAAAAACATAAACGGTTTATTGTCTTCTTATGAGGAAAAAATCGACTTTCTAAAAAATTGCGGAATTGATGAAATTGTTGTGATTGCCGTTCCTTCGGAGATTCTGAACTTATCTCCGGACGAATTTTATGACAAAGTGCTTATAGATGAGCTGAATGTACAGTGTATAATATGCGGCATTGATTTCGCTTTCGGAAAAAATAGAGTCGGCAACATCGAATGGCTTTTAAAAAAATCTAAAAAGTCTGGTGTGGAGGTAAATATAATCAAACCTTTAAAAATTTTGTCAAAAATTGTATCTTCATCGCACATAAGGAATTTGCTGCATAAAAGCGATGTTGAAAGTGCAAATAAACTGCTCGGCAGGGAATACTCTTTCAGCGGTAGTCCTTTTAGGGAAAAAGGCATTGGCACAAAAATAGGATTTCCCACTATTAACATCAAAGCGAGTAAAGATAAAATTCTTCCATATGGAGTGTACGTAAGCCTAATTTCGCAAGGAGACAGAACATATCCTTCAGTTACAAGCATAGGAAATAGACCCACGCTTGACAGAGGAGAAAAAATCGTAACGGAGAGCCACGTTTTGGATTTTAACGGCAGATGGAATAAAAGAGAAACTACGGTACATTTGATAAAAAAAATAAGAGCCGAAAAAAAATTTAAAAATTTAGAAGCGTTAAAAAAAGCTATTGCAAAGGATATAACTACGGCAAAAAAGTTTTTTAATCTTTAGATTTTTTAAAAGCTGAAATCCCGAAAAAAATAAAAAATATTGCTGCAACAGCTCCTAACACCGCAAGTCTGTTTCGCAGCACCAAACATGCAGCAAGAACGACAATTCCTGCCACGATATAAGTAATTCCCGTATTTTTCATCATTTTTGCCATCTTCTGTGCTTCAAAAGAAGTATAATCTTTTATCATTTTAAATTCTTCGGAATTTAAATTTATTCCACGTGCAGCTAGAGTTTTTAAAGCGGTTTGATTATCCTGCGTATCGCTTGAAATCATCTGCTTACG
Above is a genomic segment from Candidatus Endomicrobium procryptotermitis containing:
- a CDS encoding bifunctional riboflavin kinase/FAD synthetase, with translation MRNNKSVLTIGTFDGVHKGHEFLIQKTLDAAKKNNLKSVVVTLAKPVKNINGLLSSYEEKIDFLKNCGIDEIVVIAVPSEILNLSPDEFYDKVLIDELNVQCIICGIDFAFGKNRVGNIEWLLKKSKKSGVEVNIIKPLKILSKIVSSSHIRNLLHKSDVESANKLLGREYSFSGSPFREKGIGTKIGFPTINIKASKDKILPYGVYVSLISQGDRTYPSVTSIGNRPTLDRGEKIVTESHVLDFNGRWNKRETTVHLIKKIRAEKKFKNLEALKKAIAKDITTAKKFFNL
- the truB gene encoding tRNA pseudouridine(55) synthase TruB, encoding MKNDFSGMLLFDKPKSITSFKAVNKIRKILNIKKAGHCGTLDPAATGLLLILTGKATKLQRKFMKRDKVYLSSFLLGTTTDSGDLDGTIIEQKEVKDINIKEIKNALNVFKGEIEQIPPMYCALKYKGKKLYELARKGIIVERKPRKVTIKDIEVLSFSDNILKVRVSCSSGTYIRSLAEDIGNFLGSGAVVSELRREKIGDFRVEDALKMEDLVNVEKIISGLINMEKLQADDEK